In Plasmodium falciparum 3D7 genome assembly, chromosome: 13, the following are encoded in one genomic region:
- a CDS encoding myosin A, with the protein MAVTNEEIKTASKIVRRVSNVEAFDKSGSVFKGYQIWTDISPTIENDPNIMFVKCVVQQGSKKEKLTVVQIDPPGTGTPYDIDPTHAWNCNSQVDPMSFGDIGLLNHTNIPCVLDFLKHRYLKNQIYTTAVPLIVAINPYKDLGNTTNEWIRRYRDTADHTKLPPHVFTCAREALSNLHGVNKSQTIIVSGESGAGKTEATKQIMRYFASSKSGNMDLRIQTAIMAANPVLEAFGNAKTIRNNNSSRFGRFMQLVISHEGGIRYGSVVAFLLEKSRIITQDDNERSYHIFYQFLKGANSTMKSKFGLKGVTEYKLLNPNSTEVSGVDDVKDFEEVIESLKNMELSESDIEVIFSIVAGILTLGNVRLIEKQEAGLSDAAAIMDEDMGVFNKACELMYLDPELIKREILIKVTVAGGTKIEGRWNKNDAEVLKSSLCKAMYEKLFLWIIRHLNSRIEPEGGFKTFMGMLDIFGFEVFKNNSLEQLFINITNEMLQKNFVDIVFERESKLYKDEGISTAELKYTSNKEVINVLCEKGKSVLSYLEDQCLAPGGTDEKFVSSCATNLKENNKFTPAKVASNKNFIIQHTIGPIQYCAESFLLKNKDVLRGDLVEVIKDSPNPIVQQLFEGQVIEKGKIAKGSLIGSQFLNQLTSLMNLINSTEPHFIRCIKPNENKKPLEWCEPKILIQLHALSILEALVLRQLGYSYRRTFEEFLYQYKFVDIAAAEDSSVENQNKCVNILKLSGLSESMYKIGKSMVFLKQEGAKILTKIQREKLVEWENCVSVIEAAILKHKYKQKVNKNIPSLLRVQAHIRKKMVAQ; encoded by the exons AAAGTGGTTCAGTTTTTAAG GGTTATCAAATATGGACTGATATATCTCCGACAATAGAAAATGATCCAAATATTATGTTTGTAAAATGTGTTGTACAACAAGgatcaaaaaaagaaaaattaaccGTTGTACAAATTGATCCACCCGGAACAGGAACT CCATACGATATTGATCCAACTCACGCATGGAACTGCAACTCTCAAGTAGACCCCATGTCTTTTGGTGATATTGGTCTTTTAAATCACACCAACATCCCATGTGTTCTTGACTTTTTAAAGCAcagatatttaaaaaatcaaatatacACCACTGCTGTTCCCCTTATTGTTGCAATAAACCCATACAAGGATTTAGGAAACACAACTAATGAATGGATTCGTAGATATCGTGATACAGCTGATCATACTAAGTTGCCACCACACGTGTTCACATGTGCTAGGGAAGCTTTGTCTAATCTCCATGGTGTAAACAAGAGCCAAACTATTATTGTATCTGGTGAATCTGGTGCAGGAAAAACCGAAGCAACAAAACAAATCATGAGATATTTTGCTTCTTCTAAGAGTGGAAATATGGATTTACGTATTCAGACAGCAATAATGGCTGCAAATCCAGTTCTTGAAGCTTTTGGTAATGCGAAAACTATAAGAAATAACAATTCATCTCGTTTTGGTCGTTTCATGCAGTTGGTTATATCCCATGAAGGAGGTATAAGATACGGTTCCGTTGTTGCTTTTCTGTTGGAAAAATCTAGAATTATTACACAAGATGATAATGAAAGgtcatatcatatattttatcaattTCTTAAGGGTGCAAATAGTACGATGAAATCTAAATTTGGTTTAAAAGGAGTTACTGAATACAAATTATTGAACCCAAATTCAACAGAGGTAAGTGGAGTAGATGATGTAAAAGATTTTGAAGAGGTAATTGAATCGTTGAAAAATATGGAATTAAGTGAATCAGATATTGAAGTAATATTTTCAATAGTAGCTGGTATATTAACATTAGGAAATGTAAGATTAATTGAGAAGCAAGAAGCTGGATTAAGTGATGCTGCTGCTATTATGGATGAGGATATGGGTGTGTTTAATAAAGCTTGTGAATTGATGTATTTAGACCctgaattaataaaaagggAAATATTAATTAAGGTAACTGTTGCTGGAGGAACAAAAATTGAAGGTAGAtggaataaaaatgatgCAGAAGTGTTGAAATCTTCCTTATGTAAAGCTATGTATGAGAAATTGTTTTTATGGATAATAAGACATTTGAATTCAAGAATTGAACCAGAAGGAGGATTTAAAACATTTATGGGTATGTTAGATATTTTTGGTTTTGaagtatttaaaaataattcattggaacaattatttattaacattACTAACGAAATGCTTCAGAAAAATTTTGTAGATATTGTTTTTGAAAGAGaatcaaaattatataaagacGAAGGAATATCAACAGCTGAATTAAAGTACACCAGTAATAAGGAAGTAATAAACGTACTTTGTGAGAAGGGTAAATCAGTACTTTCATACTTAGAGGACCAATGTTTAGCACCTGGAGGAACCGATGAAAAGTTTGTAAGTTCCTGTGCTACAAAtttaaaggaaaataataagtTTACCCCAGCAAAAGTAGCATcgaataaaaattttataatacaaCATACTATAGGACCAATTCAATATTGTGCTGAAAGCTTTTTGCTTAAAAACAAGGATGTCTTAAGAGGTGATTTAGTTGAAGTAATTAAGGATTCCCCCAATCCAATAGTACAACAGTTATTTGAAGGTCAAGTAATTGAGAAGGGTAAAATAGCTAAAGGTTCATTAATAGGTTCTCAATTTTTAAATCAATTGACATCTTTAATGAACTTGATAAATAGTACTGAACCACATTTCATACGTTGTATTAAaccaaatgaaaataaaaaaccaTTAGAATGGTGTGAaccaaaaatattaattcagCTTCATGCCTTATCAATTTTAGAAGCATTAGTATTAAGACAATTAGGATATTCTTATAGAAGAACCTTTGAAGAATTCttatatcaatataaatTTGTGGACATTGCTGCTGCTGAAGATTCATCAGTTGAAAACCAAAATAAAtgtgttaatatattaaagttGTCTGGACTATCTGAATCCATGTATAAGATAGGAAAAAGCATGGTCTTTTTGAAACAAGAAGGTGCAAAAATATTGACAAAAATACAAAGAGAGAAACTTGTTGAATGGGAAAATTGTGTGAGTGTAATTGAAGCTGCTATACTTAAACACAAATACAAACAAAAGgttaacaaaaatatacctTCTCTTTTGAGAGTACAAGCtcatataagaaaaaaaatggtaGCTCAATAA